In Candidatus Zixiibacteriota bacterium, the genomic stretch GCAGAAGTACGTCAAGGACTATGTCCGCGATGATTTTGTCGAGGGATTTTTCGCCGTTCGTCGCAAGGACGTCAGGGAGTACGCCCGGGGGCAATTCGTATCCCTGGAGCTGGGGGACCATACGGGTCGGATCAACGGTGTCATGTGGGAGCCGGACCAGTTTGCTTTGACGGAGATGACCGAGGGGATGGTGGTCAAGGCCCGGGCGGTGGTGGGCGAATACAATCACAGGCCGCAGCTCAATATTTCGCGGATTCGGCTCGCCAACGAGGATGAGTATGCGCTCGAAGATATCCTGCCGCATTCGACTCAGCCGAGGGAACAGCGGGAGTCGCGGCTGATGGCGCTGACCGCCAAGATAGAAAACGGATACATCAAGGCGCTGACCGAGGCTTTTTGGACGGACCGGGCCTTTTTCGATTCATACATGATTGCGGCGGCGGGCAAGCTGTGGCACCATGCCTATATAGGCGGGCTCTCCGAGCACTCGGCCAATGTCACCGAGCTGGCGCTTCGGGTTGCGCAGGGCTACCCATGGCTCAACAAAGATTATCTCATATTCGGGGGGCTGTTTCACGACGCGGGCAAGGTTCGGACGTATTCCTCGGACTCGACGGTTATCGACTATACCGATGAGGGCCGGCTGATCGGTCACATCTGCCTGGCCGACCACTGGATTGCCGAAAAGGCGGCGGTGATCGAGGGCTTTCCTTCCGCGCTGCTGATGAAACTTCGGCATATGATCCTTTCGCACCAGGGTGAGTTGCAGTACGCCACCCCGGTCGTTCCCCAGATGCCCGAGGCGTTCGTGTTGTATTACTGCGACGAGATCGATTCAAAAATGGGGGCGATCGAACGAATCCGCACGCGCCAGGGCGGCACGGGGTGGTCGGAGTATGTAAACATGCTTGACCGGTTTTTATATTTCGGCGACGGCCCCGAGGAACCGTCGACGTGAACGCCTCCCGCGCGACGCTGGAGATATCGCATCTCACCCGCTCCATAACCGCGAACGGCAAGCGGAAGACAATCGTCAACGATGTATCGTATTCGTTCGGCTGCGGCACGGTCTACTCTGTCGTAGGGCCGTCGGGGGCCGGCAAGAGTTCGCTGTTGCGGCTGATGAACCGACTCGATGAGCCGGGCGTTCCCGATGAGACGTTGGCCGAGTTGTTGACGCTTGTCGGGTTGCCGGCGGCGACGGTTCAATCCGATGTCGATATGCTTTCCGGCGGCGAGAAGCAGCGCGTGGCGATGGCGCGGCTTCTGGCGACGGCCGGAATGGTATCGATACTCAATTTTATGAAGACGGTGGGGATCGTCGCGCTGCCCGGGGCGATGACCGGCATGATCCTGGCCGGCAAGCCGCCGCTGGAGGCGGCCCTGTTCCAGTTGATCATCGGTTATATGCTGATGAGCGCGGTGACGTTGACAGTGGTGATGACGCTGGAACTGGTGGTGCGTCGGTTTTTCACGCCGTTCGACCAGTTCCGTCCGCCGGTGCGCGACTGACGGTCGGGCGGCACGCGCAATCGAGGTGATCGGGCGGGAGGGAGTCGGCCGATGCGGGGGGCGCGGGGCAAGGGGTTTTCGGTTATGAACTTGCCTTTTTGTCTGATTGGATTAGATTAGGGGCTGACTCGTGGTGTCTGTTTCCTGATGTCGGCGGGGACATCGGGGGATGTCAGGTCTTTGAAACGGAGAGATGGCCGAGTGGTTTAAGGCGCACGCCTGGAACGCGTGTATAGGGCAACCTATCCTGGGTTCGAATCCCAGTCTCTCCGCTTTGATGAGATCGGTTCGGTGATAATACTCCCGCGCCATCACTTCACTCGTGTCGATGGTGCGGTTTTTCCATCCCCTCTCCATGAAACGGCAGTTCTTCGGCGTGTCCGGTCGGAACCGAGTGTGGGTATCGGCTATCAGCACGGGGCTAAGCTCTATTCGCTGCGTGCCATAGCCACCTCGGAAGTCAGACTCGATCTCTGGGGTTATTCGAGGCAGGTGGAGGTGGTGTGGGATGCAGGACTGCTCTGTGGCGGCGTTGTCCGATCGGCCAGGGCTATGTTTGCGGTAGCGGGTGGTATCGCGATGGCGGGCGTGTCGCACATCAACCTTACGACGTATCATCCGGGCCTTGCTGCAGACGTCCAGGTATTCTGGACGCCCTGCGACTTCCTTGGACTTGGTCTGTACGGGTTTGCCGATATCAACCGGGGCAAGTCCTTTTGCGGGATGCTGTTTGCAGTCCAGTTGATACGATAGACGTGAGTACGGGTCTCACCTCCCCGCCTCGCGTGGCGGTTGGTACGTATCGGGACAGGCGGGAACAACCGGTTGTCGCAGCGATCGCGCCTGATACCAAAATCCCCGCCACACTTCAAACGTAGACCGCACAGGCCCGCGTTTTATGCTTGACGTCACAGCCGTGAAGGCTATACCGTAACAGCACCAAGACACGCCGTACGGGGGCGTCACGGCGCCATGCCGGCGTGTATCACCCAACACAAAGGAAATTGGCGATGCTCAGGAACATTCTCGGCGTGATTGTCGGCTATGTTGTTATGGCCGCGTTTGTATTTGTCAGCTTTTCAGTCGTGTACATGATTCTCGGAACGGAGGGATCGTTCTCTGCGGGATCCTATGAGGTCTCCGGGGGGTGGATCGTGGCCAGTGTCGTGCTCAGTTTGATCGCGGCATTGATCGGCGGCATGGTATGTACGATTATCAGCAGGAACATGAAAGCCACCATGGTTTTGGCGGGAATCGTGCTCATACTCGGTATGGTCATGGCCGTGCCGACCTTGTCCGATACGGCGGCAGAGGCGTCGGTCCGGACCGGCGACGTCCCGATGATGGAGGCGATGCAGAAAGCCAAGCAGCCGTCGTGGCTGGCATTTCTCAATCCAGTCATCGGAGCGGTTGGCATCCTGCTGGGCGGGAGAAAAAAGCGCCCGTCATCGACAGCCACGTCGCAGCCGTCGGCGAGACAAGTCTAAACACGCGCACCGACGGCCGCGGCCGAGTGCTCCGGAGGTTACGTAGCATGCTCTACTTCGTGATCGAACACTTCAGAAATAAAGATCCGAAACCGGTGTATCGTCGGTTCGATGAGTTCGGGCGGATGTCGCCCGAGGGACTTCGCTATATCGACAGCTGGGTGGATCAGGATCTTGCGCGATGTTTCCAGTTGATGGAGACGGAAGACCGGGAATGGATCGATGAGTGGATAGCCAAGTGGAGCGACCTCGTTGATTTCGACGTGATCCCGGTAATGACATCGCGGGAGGCCGCCGACCGGGTTCGTGGCCGGCGCGCCTGACCGAATGTACGTGACGGGGAATAGGCGTGGGTGGCTTCCGGAACAGCGGTTACCTGCTATGTACTCGTCGGCAATACCAGACATCGGCGTCGTAATTGCCGAGCGAGTCGCTCAAAACATGCACGAAATAGAGCAGCTCACCGTCAGCGGTAAGCGACGGTTCGCCGGCCAGACCGCGGATCACCAGTTCCGGTGCGCTCCAGGAATCGCCGGTGCGATACGAGCGGTAGATGGCCATCCCTAACAGAATATTGCGACCCGATGCAAAGTACATCGTATCGCCATCGGGTGTGAATGTCGGCTGATAATCATCGGCAAACGAGTTGATGGTCGTTCCCAGGTTCGTTGCGCCAGACCATCCATTCGAGTCGTGTACCGAGACCCAGATGTCGGTTGCTCCGGAACCGCCGGGGCGGAGCGAACCGAAGTACAGCGACCGGCCGTCGGGATGAATCGCAAGCTCACCATCGGGGTAAATCGAATTGACATTGGGTCCGAGGTTGCGAACGGCGGTGGGCACACCGTTGACCAGATCCGCTTCGTAGATGTCCAGGAAGTCGTCGACCGAAGGATTCTGCTGGTAGCCGAGGTTATCCGGACGGAGCGAGTGAAAGTATACGAGGGGGCTGTCCGGTGCAAAGCTGAGTTCGCCGTCGAACGTATGAGACGCGCCGCCGGAAAGGTCGAAGTATTCCGGCGCGCCGAACATCGAGTCGGGCCCGAGTCGCGGCAGGCGATAGGTGCCGTTCCGGTCGGCGACAATCTGGTCGGAAGAGAGGCTGTCGAGGAGGTTTTCGGTATACATCACGAAGAGGAAGTCTCCGTCGCGGGTTATCTCGATAGCGTCCTGGGGGCAGTCGGTATTGACCGGGGCGCCAAGCCGCCGGGGCTGCCCCCAGTCGGCGACGATCGAAGTTGGTATGTTGCGATCGGTCCGAGCGCTGATATCCCTGACGCAGACCGGCGACGGCGGCAATTGATCGTCGGGTCCTGCCGGTTCATTCTCGCTGCAACCCCACAACAACATGACTGCGGCGATGACAAGGTTGCGGAGAATCCGTCTCAAGGACGTGATCATGGTTCTCGCTCGTCAACGAGGCAAAACGGAAAGATTATGCGCCGGTGTTGCGGCAAGCAGCTACCGGAGTATATGGTCCATGATAGGCGCACGCCAGTCGTTTGTTGTTCCGGATGGCCGGGGTGCCCACGCTAACAACTTGCACCGGGGGATCGCCGTCCGTACCTTCGCGTATAAAGCTTAGCTACCCGTATTCGAGGTTATTCTTAGTTCAGGAGGATAGACAATGAAGCGCGTCCTTGCAGTCATGCTCATATGCATTCTGGTTTTTGCAGGCGGCAGCATCGTAACGGCTCAGGAGACGAAACCGCTTCTTCGATTCGAAACCTATGGGTTTGAGATCGCCCCGCTGGAGGTGGAAACGAAGAAGGCCGTCACCGCCTACCAGTCGTACCTCGAGCCGTTCGGGGGATTCGCGGCCGGGGTCTCGGTGCAGGTGCAGTTCTACGCCGGGAATATGGGTGGATACCTTGCCGAGGCGAGGACCGAGGTCGAGGAGCAAGGGTGGAAGATGATTGCCGAGGATACGCTGGACAACTGGCCGGTGATGGAGTACACAGGGACCTCGGGCAACCGTCATCTGCACTGGTACACCCGGGCATTTAAGAAGGGCCCGAAGCTGTATGTCGTCACTGCGACCGGGCTTGAAAGCCGGTGGAGTACCGAAAAGGAGGCGCTCGTAAGCGCTGTCAATTCGTTTCGACTGGTGGACTGACAAGGCGGCGTTTCGCGCGCCGGCAAAACTGCACTCTGGGTACGACGCAGCGCTTTTGCTGGACGGAGTCCGGCGGGCGGTTGTATACTTGACCCATGAATTTGCGCCTCCGGGAAGTCTCCATCGGCACGGTCACGTTATCTGCCGTGACGGTCTGGATCGGTTTCTACTCCTGGCAGATACTCTTCAACAATTTCGCGGTTGATCTTTTCAGCGCATCGGCAGCCGATGTCGGCATTATCCAGGCAGTCCGTGAGATTCCGGGGCTCCTTGCGTTTGGGGCGGGAGCGCTGGCGCTGTACTTCACGGAATCCAGGGTCGGGGCGGTATCGATCGTCACGCTGGGTGCGGGATTGATTCTGTGCGGTCTGTCATCGTCCCTGTTGATGCTGGGCGCGGCGACCGTGCTCATGTCGTTTGGATTTCACTATTTTGAGCCGAACAATTCGTCCCAGTTGTTGATGCTGGCGAAGCAGGGCGAAGTGGGCCGGGTGCAGGGGAGGCTCTTGTCGTTCGAGTCGGTTGCCGGGCTGGCCGGCGCCGGGCTGGTGCTCTGGCTGACACTTTTCCTCGACTATCGTGTCACGTTTTATCTGCTCGGTGGTGCAGTAACGCTGGTGGGGTTGTACCTGACGTGGGCCCTTCCGGCCAACCGCAGCGACAGCGATGTGCGCACGGTGACGATCAAACGGGAATACAAACTGTATTACACGCTGTCGTTTCTGCAGGGGTGCCGGCGGCACATCTTCTCGACCTTTGCCCTTTTTCTCCTGGTCAAAAACCACGGATTGAACATCACCGCGATATCGTCGATAATGCTCGCGAACAACGTCATTACGATGTTCACCAACCGGGCGATCGGCCATCTGTCCGATCGGATTGGAGAGCGTCGAGTGCTGGCGTCGGCGTCGGCGGTCCTTATCGTTATCTTCGCGGGCTACGCGTTCGTCGATTACCTCGCGATTCTGATCGCCTTCTTTCTGGTTGATAACGTGCTGGTGGGATCATCGATCGCGCTGAAGTCCTATCTTCGCAGGATCGCCCCGCCGGAGGATCTGACCGGCTGTCTGTCATTCGGCATGACGGCCAACCACATTACAGCGGTGGTGATACCGGTCGTGGGAGGCGTGGCGTGGACAACCATGGGTCATGAGGTGACATTTATCGCGGGCGCGATCGTTGTGGCGATGGACCTGCTGTTCTCGCTGAGAATACCGGATACGCACCAGGGGTCGACCCGGTCCGCCGCTTCGTCTGCGTAAAGAATCTACCGGAGCAGTCGAAGGTGAGCGTCGCTGCCGCTCCTTCCGGAACACTCCCACTTTGTGGTTGTCGTTCCCAGAACGGTTCTCGTCCAGATGTATCCGACTTTTCTGAACCCAAGCAGCTGGACCGACGCCATCAGCATTCTCCGGTTGGTGGCATCAACAACCGCGAACTGGGTGTGGTACCCACGACGCCGGCAATCGGCAAGGCAGTGAGTGAGCAGGGCCAGGCCCACGCCACGGGATTTGAAGTCGGGGTGTTCGCGGAGGTCAAGTCCGTAGCAGGCGCCGGGGCCGACCTCGATCGTTAATCCGGTGGTCGGTTCGTGGTCGGTTTTGTCGGTAACCCAGTCGATAGCAGCAAGCCTGCCGTCAATCCACGCCGTGTAGCAGTGATAGCCGGCCGCAAGCCGCTCCTTGAAACGGGTGAGTTTGTACTGGTGTTCGGATGGCGAGTAGATGCCGTCGAGCGAATCGGCATCGGAGAGTTCGGCGAGCCGGAAGAGTGCAAGTGTGTCCGAAATGTCAACAGCGGGCAACGGGGAGGTCAGATCGGCGGCGAGGATGTAGAAGGTGCGCCGCTGGAAGGCGGCGTCCGCGGTCTTTTTGACGGCGCGCGACGCGATCCACCGTGCGCTTGCGAGAACGCCCTGTTCCTGCAGAACAGTGCGGAGGCGTTCGGTCCGGCCGAGGCGCGTTCCATGTTCGATGTCTTCGTCGGGTCGGACAGGGCGGGGGGCAGGAGGAGTGCCCGCGCCGATTTGCGACTCGACTATCCGTGCCAGCGCTGCGAGCGTCAGTTGGCCGCGGTTTACCCAGTCACCTTCGGGGATATCGATATCGAAGTGGTTCTCGAGCGCCGTGATCAGCTCCACCAGTGCAAGTGAATCCAGCCCGATACCTCCTTCGCCAAGGGAGTGATCGGCGTGAATGGTTCGGGAGGAGCCGCGCAGTATATCGCGGCGGAGGATGTCGGTAATCTCCTGTACCGTATCGCGGTTCATATGACGATGTCTTCCGGACGAAGTTGCACTTTGCCGGTCGCGCCGCGCGGGAGGTGGTCGCGTATGTCGATTCGTCGGGGAACCTTGTATTGCGCGAGGTGACGACCGCAGAATTCGATCAGGGCGGACTCATCGGACTCACTTCGGAGCGTTACCGCCGCGTAGACGAACTCTTCGCCGGCGGCGTCTTTGGCGCCGATCACCGCGGCTTCCCGAACAGCCGGATGTTGCTCGAGGACGGCGGACACTTCGTCCGGTCCGACTTTGAGTCCGCCGACGTTGATGAGATGATCGATACGTCCGCGCAGATGAAGGAAACCGGCATCATCAAGCAAGCCGATTTCGCCGGTGCGGTATGACCCGCCCTGCAGCGGATTGCGTCCGAGCGGCTGCCCCATGAGGTAACGTGGCGCGACCGCCGGTCCGCTGACAATCACCTCGCCGACGTTTCCTGGTGCAACCGGCCTGCCATGCTCGTCAACAATTGAAACAGTGACACCCGCCATAGGTCGACCCACCGAGTCCATGCGGTTGAGCACTTCCGAGGGGACATGGTTGGTGGCAGCACCGGTTTCCGATGAGCCATAGTGCTGGCAGATAACGGCGCCAAAGCGCTCGTGGAATTCTCGTATCGTTGCGGCGCTTAACGGCGCGGTACAGGACAGCAGGTAGCGTACGCCCGACAGGTCGGGCAGTTCGCGAAGCCGGGTATCGATCAGGGACCGATACATTGGGGGCACGCCGAGAAAAATGCTGATCCGTTCCGATTGCAGGTATTGCAGCGTCATCCTCGGGATGAACCCGGAACCCACGTGGAGGCAGGCGCCGGAGGACAGCGAAGCCAGTACGCCGAGGTCAAATCCGTACGAATGTGTCAGCGGCACGAGCGCCAGAATGCGGTCGTCGGGTGCTACCGCAAGCGTATCAACGACGCACGCCGTTTCGGCGAGGACGTTGTCCGCCGTGAGGCCGATTCCCTTGGGTTGGCCGGTTGATCCGGAGGTGAATTTCAGCAGGGCGACGTCTTCGGGAATCGAGACGTCCGGCAAATCCGCGATCTTCAGCGCAATGAGTGGCTCGGCGGCATCGATGTGCCGCGATTCCACGCACTGCGCCTTCAATGATGTGGTCAAGTCGGCCGATTCAGCATGCCCGGTGAGAATCCACCGCGGACCGGTGTGAGCGACGATTGCGTCCAGTTCATGGTTCCGATACTTGGTGGAGATGAGGGCGACAGCGGCGTCGAGCGCGCAGAGGGCGAGGTAGGCCGGGGCCAGCATGGCCTGGTTGGGAAGGGCCAGGCCGACAACGTGTCGCCGGGTGATGCCAAGCCGCGAGAAGGCGCCGACGAGGCGATCGGTTTCTCTGGCAAGGTCGCTGAAGCGGAAGCGCGCAGGGCCGCATACGACGGCGAGGCGATCGGCGTGCTGGCGGATACGTTCCCGGAGCGACTCGTAGACTTTCATCGACGCTGACATGTATCGATGTCCCCCTATTCGTACAGCATGAGTTACGTGCAGTTTTGACTGCTGGTTTGAACGGCCCGTGCGATTGGCGCCGGTGTACTTTCGGCCCGGTACGGACAGTCGCCACGCCGGGGTGGTGCGGATAGACTCCGGCCGCGTCCTTTAATACGGTAAAATATACCTATGCAATCCATTATCGGCAAGGAAAA encodes the following:
- a CDS encoding ABC transporter permease, with the protein product MNASRATLEISHLTRSITANGKRKTIVNDVSYSFGCGTVYSVVGPSGAGKSSLLRLMNRLDEPGVPDETLAELLTLVGLPAATVQSDVDMLSGGEKQRVAMARLLATAGMVSILNFMKTVGIVALPGAMTGMILAGKPPLEAALFQLIIGYMLMSAVTLTVVMTLELVVRRFFTPFDQFRPPVRD
- a CDS encoding OB-fold nucleic acid binding domain-containing protein, which codes for MEQKYVKDYVRDDFVEGFFAVRRKDVREYARGQFVSLELGDHTGRINGVMWEPDQFALTEMTEGMVVKARAVVGEYNHRPQLNISRIRLANEDEYALEDILPHSTQPREQRESRLMALTAKIENGYIKALTEAFWTDRAFFDSYMIAAAGKLWHHAYIGGLSEHSANVTELALRVAQGYPWLNKDYLIFGGLFHDAGKVRTYSSDSTVIDYTDEGRLIGHICLADHWIAEKAAVIEGFPSALLMKLRHMILSHQGELQYATPVVPQMPEAFVLYYCDEIDSKMGAIERIRTRQGGTGWSEYVNMLDRFLYFGDGPEEPST
- a CDS encoding MFS transporter, which translates into the protein MNLRLREVSIGTVTLSAVTVWIGFYSWQILFNNFAVDLFSASAADVGIIQAVREIPGLLAFGAGALALYFTESRVGAVSIVTLGAGLILCGLSSSLLMLGAATVLMSFGFHYFEPNNSSQLLMLAKQGEVGRVQGRLLSFESVAGLAGAGLVLWLTLFLDYRVTFYLLGGAVTLVGLYLTWALPANRSDSDVRTVTIKREYKLYYTLSFLQGCRRHIFSTFALFLLVKNHGLNITAISSIMLANNVITMFTNRAIGHLSDRIGERRVLASASAVLIVIFAGYAFVDYLAILIAFFLVDNVLVGSSIALKSYLRRIAPPEDLTGCLSFGMTANHITAVVIPVVGGVAWTTMGHEVTFIAGAIVVAMDLLFSLRIPDTHQGSTRSAASSA
- a CDS encoding DUF3303 family protein, coding for MLYFVIEHFRNKDPKPVYRRFDEFGRMSPEGLRYIDSWVDQDLARCFQLMETEDREWIDEWIAKWSDLVDFDVIPVMTSREAADRVRGRRA
- a CDS encoding class I adenylate-forming enzyme family protein, with protein sequence MSASMKVYESLRERIRQHADRLAVVCGPARFRFSDLARETDRLVGAFSRLGITRRHVVGLALPNQAMLAPAYLALCALDAAVALISTKYRNHELDAIVAHTGPRWILTGHAESADLTTSLKAQCVESRHIDAAEPLIALKIADLPDVSIPEDVALLKFTSGSTGQPKGIGLTADNVLAETACVVDTLAVAPDDRILALVPLTHSYGFDLGVLASLSSGACLHVGSGFIPRMTLQYLQSERISIFLGVPPMYRSLIDTRLRELPDLSGVRYLLSCTAPLSAATIREFHERFGAVICQHYGSSETGAATNHVPSEVLNRMDSVGRPMAGVTVSIVDEHGRPVAPGNVGEVIVSGPAVAPRYLMGQPLGRNPLQGGSYRTGEIGLLDDAGFLHLRGRIDHLINVGGLKVGPDEVSAVLEQHPAVREAAVIGAKDAAGEEFVYAAVTLRSESDESALIEFCGRHLAQYKVPRRIDIRDHLPRGATGKVQLRPEDIVI
- a CDS encoding GNAT family N-acetyltransferase — protein: MNRDTVQEITDILRRDILRGSSRTIHADHSLGEGGIGLDSLALVELITALENHFDIDIPEGDWVNRGQLTLAALARIVESQIGAGTPPAPRPVRPDEDIEHGTRLGRTERLRTVLQEQGVLASARWIASRAVKKTADAAFQRRTFYILAADLTSPLPAVDISDTLALFRLAELSDADSLDGIYSPSEHQYKLTRFKERLAAGYHCYTAWIDGRLAAIDWVTDKTDHEPTTGLTIEVGPGACYGLDLREHPDFKSRGVGLALLTHCLADCRRRGYHTQFAVVDATNRRMLMASVQLLGFRKVGYIWTRTVLGTTTTKWECSGRSGSDAHLRLLR